The following coding sequences are from one bacterium SCSIO 12741 window:
- a CDS encoding ribonuclease HII, translating into MLKPFHTQGLLEAGCDEAGRGCLAGPVSAAAVILPEDFYHKKLNDSKQLSEKDRYTLREVILKDAIAYGVTMVDHKEIDQINILKASILGMHRSLDQLDPRPEHILVDGNRFLPYNFIPYQCVVKGDAKFLSIAAASVLAKTYRDDLMKEMHAKYPQYHWDRNKGYPTVDHRKAIQEHGPSPIHRMSFKLLKS; encoded by the coding sequence ATGCTCAAACCTTTTCATACTCAGGGTTTACTTGAAGCAGGCTGCGACGAAGCAGGTAGAGGATGTCTGGCTGGTCCGGTGAGTGCTGCGGCGGTTATTCTTCCGGAGGATTTCTACCACAAAAAGCTCAACGATTCCAAGCAACTTAGCGAAAAAGACCGATATACTCTTCGCGAGGTTATCCTCAAAGATGCCATCGCATACGGAGTAACCATGGTGGATCATAAAGAGATTGATCAGATCAATATTCTCAAAGCTTCGATTTTGGGAATGCACCGAAGTTTGGACCAATTGGATCCCCGGCCTGAGCATATTCTGGTGGATGGCAATCGATTTTTGCCCTACAATTTCATTCCTTATCAATGTGTGGTCAAAGGAGATGCTAAATTTCTGTCCATTGCCGCTGCCTCGGTTTTGGCCAAGACCTACCGAGACGATTTGATGAAGGAAATGCATGCCAAATACCCCCAATATCATTGGGATAGAAACAAAGGATATCCAACCGTAGATCACCGCAAGGCTATTCAAGAACATGGCCCGTCTCCCATTCACAGAATGAGTTTCAAACTGCTTAAATCCTAA
- the secA gene encoding preprotein translocase subunit SecA: protein MEFVSKLLNLFVGNKSEKDIQALEPRVKEINQIFDSLSGLTHDQLRERTQKLKKSIHDQLATEQDEIDKLKAKADGNFEIDVHEKEAIYDQIDKLEEVITSKLDKALDEALPEAFALIKETARRFKENEVVTVTASPSDESLAVIKGHVTVEGGKAHWQNRWLAAGNEITWDMVHYDVQLIGGMVLHSGKIAEMATGEGKTLVATLPVFLNALGGRGVHLVTVNDYLAKRDSEWMAPLFEFHGLTVDCIDKHQPNSEERRNAYRSDVTYGTNNEFGFDYLRDNMASSPDDLVQRKHNYAIVDEVDSVLIDDARTPLIISGPTPKGDQHEFMELKPKIEILVGAQRKLVNTLIADAKKYLSGNPDKKAAEAGGMALYRAYRAMPKNKALIKFLSEPGIKAHLTKTENYYLQDQGKEMPVVDAELFFVIEEKMNSVEMTEKGIELVTGESDDANFFIMPDIGTEIDKIERSDLNHEDKIKEKDRLISDYSVKSERIHTVNQLLKSYAMFEKDVDYVIMDNKVKIVDEQTGRIMEGRRYSDGLHQAIEAKENVKIEAATQTYATVTLQNYFRMYHKLSGMTGTAETEAGEFHEIYELDVVVIPTNRPIQRDDREDLVYKTVREKYNAVIDETVRLVNEGRPVLVGTTSVEISELLSRMLKRQNVRHQVLNAKLHQKEADIVAEAGKPGTVTIATNMAGRGTDIKLGEGVKEAGGLAIIGTERHESRRVDRQLRGRAGRQGDPGSSQFFVSLEDNLMRLFGSERISKLMDRMGLKEGEVIQHSMITKSIERAQRKVEENNFGVRKRLLEYDDVMNSQREVIYTRRKHALYGERIQVDISNMIHDLCLDMTHMYHDGKDFVGYRDECFRTFGMETPLSEEEFLKGNPQQMGQEFYDKMMNHYQTKSDLIAQMAFPVIKDVYENQSATFRNIVVPFTDGRRSIQVVANLEKAVNSEGKEAVRALEKGVILAMIDQNWKEHLREMDDLRQSVQFAQHEQKDPLLIYKFESFELFKTMVSKVNKEIVSFLVKAGLPQAEAPQVSQGDNLPRREQPKTQASRGGAPEEMQQGQDYHDPSAPQQKKEPVRVEKKIGRNERVDIQNIMTGEKKTVKYKQAEPLIDSGQWVRVQ, encoded by the coding sequence ATGGAATTTGTATCAAAGCTGCTCAACTTATTTGTCGGCAATAAATCGGAGAAAGATATCCAGGCTCTCGAGCCTCGGGTAAAAGAGATCAACCAGATCTTCGACAGTCTGTCCGGCTTAACCCACGACCAACTTCGCGAACGCACCCAAAAACTGAAAAAGTCTATTCACGATCAGCTTGCTACTGAGCAAGATGAAATCGATAAGTTGAAAGCCAAAGCGGATGGCAACTTTGAGATAGACGTTCATGAGAAAGAGGCGATTTACGATCAAATAGATAAACTGGAAGAGGTAATCACCTCTAAACTGGATAAAGCCCTGGACGAAGCGCTTCCTGAAGCCTTTGCCCTGATCAAGGAGACTGCACGTCGTTTTAAAGAAAACGAGGTAGTAACGGTAACCGCCAGTCCTTCGGATGAAAGCCTGGCTGTGATCAAAGGTCACGTGACCGTAGAAGGCGGAAAAGCCCATTGGCAAAATCGCTGGTTGGCGGCGGGTAATGAGATTACCTGGGACATGGTGCATTACGATGTTCAGCTGATTGGTGGTATGGTTCTCCACAGTGGAAAAATTGCGGAGATGGCTACGGGTGAAGGTAAAACCCTCGTAGCAACGCTTCCTGTGTTTCTCAATGCCCTCGGCGGTAGAGGGGTGCACCTGGTAACGGTAAACGACTACCTGGCCAAACGGGACTCCGAATGGATGGCTCCTTTGTTTGAATTCCATGGATTGACGGTAGACTGTATCGATAAGCACCAACCGAATTCTGAAGAAAGAAGAAACGCGTATCGTTCGGATGTGACTTACGGAACCAATAATGAATTTGGTTTTGACTACCTCCGTGACAATATGGCCAGTTCACCCGACGACTTGGTGCAGCGTAAGCACAACTACGCCATCGTGGATGAGGTTGACTCCGTACTGATTGATGATGCTCGTACTCCATTGATTATTTCTGGTCCTACTCCAAAGGGAGACCAGCACGAGTTTATGGAGCTGAAGCCAAAAATTGAGATTTTGGTGGGTGCTCAGCGTAAGTTGGTGAATACCCTCATCGCTGATGCGAAAAAATACTTGTCGGGCAATCCAGATAAGAAAGCAGCTGAGGCTGGTGGTATGGCACTTTACCGTGCCTACCGTGCTATGCCTAAGAATAAGGCTCTGATCAAGTTTTTGAGTGAGCCTGGAATTAAAGCTCACTTGACCAAAACGGAGAACTACTACCTCCAGGATCAAGGAAAAGAAATGCCCGTTGTAGATGCCGAATTGTTCTTCGTGATCGAAGAGAAGATGAACTCGGTGGAAATGACGGAAAAGGGTATTGAATTGGTGACCGGGGAAAGTGATGACGCGAATTTCTTCATCATGCCCGATATCGGAACGGAAATCGACAAAATCGAACGTTCTGATTTAAACCACGAAGACAAGATCAAAGAGAAGGATCGCCTGATCTCTGATTACTCTGTTAAGTCGGAACGAATTCACACCGTTAATCAGTTGTTGAAGTCCTACGCCATGTTTGAAAAAGACGTGGACTACGTGATCATGGACAACAAGGTGAAGATTGTGGATGAGCAGACCGGACGTATCATGGAAGGTCGTCGTTATTCCGATGGTTTGCACCAGGCTATTGAAGCCAAGGAAAATGTAAAGATTGAAGCGGCAACGCAGACCTATGCAACCGTAACCTTGCAGAACTACTTCCGGATGTACCACAAGCTATCAGGTATGACGGGTACGGCTGAAACGGAAGCAGGTGAATTCCATGAGATCTATGAATTGGATGTGGTTGTTATTCCAACAAACCGTCCGATCCAGCGTGATGACCGGGAAGACTTGGTTTACAAAACCGTTCGTGAGAAATACAATGCTGTTATTGACGAAACCGTTCGTTTGGTGAATGAAGGCAGACCTGTATTGGTAGGTACTACTTCGGTAGAGATTTCGGAGTTGCTCAGTAGAATGCTGAAGCGCCAAAATGTGCGCCACCAGGTACTGAACGCGAAGCTGCACCAAAAGGAAGCAGACATTGTTGCTGAGGCAGGTAAGCCTGGAACCGTAACGATTGCCACCAACATGGCCGGTCGTGGTACCGATATTAAGCTGGGCGAAGGCGTAAAAGAAGCTGGAGGTTTGGCCATTATTGGTACGGAAAGACACGAATCTCGTCGTGTTGACCGTCAGTTACGTGGTCGTGCCGGTCGTCAGGGAGACCCAGGATCTTCCCAGTTCTTTGTGTCGCTTGAAGATAACTTGATGCGTCTGTTTGGATCCGAAAGGATCTCCAAGTTGATGGACCGCATGGGGCTAAAAGAAGGAGAGGTAATTCAGCATAGTATGATTACCAAATCCATCGAAAGAGCTCAGCGTAAGGTGGAGGAAAACAACTTCGGTGTACGTAAAAGATTGCTGGAATACGATGATGTAATGAACTCTCAGCGTGAGGTGATTTATACCCGTCGTAAGCACGCCTTGTACGGTGAGCGAATTCAGGTTGATATCTCCAATATGATCCACGACTTGTGCCTCGACATGACGCACATGTACCATGATGGAAAAGACTTTGTAGGTTACCGCGATGAGTGTTTCCGGACGTTCGGAATGGAAACTCCATTGAGTGAAGAAGAATTCCTAAAAGGAAATCCTCAACAAATGGGTCAGGAGTTTTACGACAAAATGATGAATCATTATCAGACCAAGTCTGATTTGATTGCTCAAATGGCGTTCCCAGTGATCAAGGATGTTTACGAAAACCAGAGTGCTACCTTTAGAAACATCGTTGTACCGTTTACCGATGGACGACGTTCGATTCAGGTTGTGGCCAATTTGGAAAAAGCCGTAAACTCCGAAGGTAAAGAAGCCGTTCGAGCCTTGGAAAAAGGAGTGATTCTGGCCATGATCGATCAAAATTGGAAAGAACACCTTCGCGAAATGGATGATCTCCGTCAGTCGGTGCAATTTGCCCAACACGAGCAGAAAGATCCATTGTTGATTTACAAGTTCGAATCTTTTGAGCTGTTCAAAACCATGGTGTCTAAGGTGAACAAGGAAATCGTTTCCTTCCTGGTGAAAGCCGGATTGCCTCAAGCAGAAGCCCCACAAGTGAGCCAAGGAGATAATTTGCCGCGTCGTGAGCAACCCAAAACTCAAGCAAGTCGAGGAGGAGCTCCAGAGGAAATGCAGCAGGGTCAGGATTACCATGACCCAAGTGCTCCACAACAGAAGAAAGAGCCTGTTCGGGTAGAAAAGAAAATTGGTCGCAACGAACGCGTCGATATTCAAAACATCATGACCGGCGAGAAAAAGACCGTTAAGTACAAGCAAGCCGAGCCCTTGATTGATTCTGGGCAGTGGGTGCGTGTGCAGTAG